In the Pueribacillus theae genome, TGTTCAAGGAAGAGAAGCGGAAACATTTGATATGCAGGAGGCAATCCGCCGTGCGAACGAACATCGTGCAACGATCCAATTTGATGAAACATCCCAAACGCCATTTTATCGGTATGTAGACAGCCAAGGCCGTACACATGAAGTTTGGTTTGAGGATGCCCGCAGCGCCCAGGCGAAGTTTAATTTAGTCAAAGACTATGGCCTACGCGGGATTAGCTATTGGGTTCTTGGCTATCCCTTCCCGCAAAATTGGCAATTGCTTTATGATAATTTTCGGATACAAAAATTACGTTAGAAGCTGTATACACAATAAATACGGGATTGATATAATGGAATAAGATTTGAAAAAGGAGACTCTTCAATGGATTTGCCACGCGATCCCGATAAAACGATTACATTCGAAATGAAAAAAATGCACATTTTAGTGCTCGTCGTTTCTGTTCTTGCCATTTTTTTTGGCGCCATCATTGCATCAATGATCCATACAGAAAGCATCTTTAAAATAACCTTGACTAATTTTCTCTTATTTATTGTTTTGTATATCGCCGGCATTATCCTTCACGAGTGTTGCCATTTACTCGGCTTTATGATGTGGGGAAAGGCTAGCTGGAACGACCTTGTTTACGGCATTAACCGCGAACTGGGTGTCGCCTACGCCGGAACGAAAAAAATGATTCAAAATCACGCAATGAAAAAAGCGCTTCTCCTCCCATTTTGGGTGACAGGCCTCTTGCCTTTTATCATTGGCATTTGGCTTAACAACGGTGTGCTCATTGTCGTATCCGCATTCCTAATTGGCGGCGCTGCGGGCGATTTTTCGATGTATAACCAGCTCAGAAAAGTAAAAAATGATGCTTATATTATCGATGATTTGGAGAAGCCGCAGCTCTATGTATTTTATGAAAAACCGGATGGCGTTTAATTAATAGAAGAAGGAAGCGATTGCTCCGCTTCCTTCTTAATGATCCACCCCAACGGCTTCACGAATATTTGTAAAGCCATCTTGCTTCAGCAATTGGATTAAACGTTTATTTATCGCTTTCATAATGCCTGGGCCTTCGTAAATCATCCCGGTATACACTTGGACAAGGCTTGCACCTGCGCGAATTTTTTCATAGGCGTCATCCCCATTGAAGATCCCGCCAACACCGATGATTGGGACGCGGCTCCCTACTTCTTGGTAAATCTCTTTTATCCAAGCTGTTGATGCCTCCGTCAATGGCCTTCCGCTAAGACCTCCCGCTTCTTTTTTATTAGAATTTATTAACCCTTCGCGCGATAATGTTGTATTTGTTGCAATGATGCCGGACAACCCTTCGGCAACCGCCAGATGGACAATGTCATGCATCTGTTCATCTGCCATGTCAGGCGCTACTTTTAATAAAATCGGCTTCGCCTTTGCTCCACTTTGCTCCAGTTCAGTTTTCTTTTTTTGAATGCCTTTAATTAATTGCCTCAACTCTTCCGTTCCCTGCAAATCGCGCAAGTTGGGCGTATTCGGTGAACTGACATTGATAACAAAATAATGGCCGTAAGCGTACAATTTTTCCAGGCATTTTTCATAATCGCTTGATGCCTCTTCATTTGGCGTTCCTTTATTTTTGCCGATATTTACGCCGATGGGCACGTTTGCACGCTGATATTCAGCTAAATTTTTTGCCGCTTCATCAGCCCCATGATTGTTAAACCCCATTCGATTAATGATCGCCTTATCTTCAACGAGCCGGAATAAGCGCGGTTTTTCGTTCCCAGGCTGGCCGACCGGGGTAATGGTTCCCACTTCAACAAACCCGAATCCAATCGCTGCAAGCCCACGATACACCCCTGCATTTTTATCAAAACCTGCCGCAAGGCCGACTGGATTTGGAAAACAGAGTCCCCAATAATTTGATTCTAGGCTTGGATCGCTGACTTGGTACACGGATCGAAGCAGCCCCAACCCACCCGTTTTT is a window encoding:
- a CDS encoding DUF3267 domain-containing protein, yielding MDLPRDPDKTITFEMKKMHILVLVVSVLAIFFGAIIASMIHTESIFKITLTNFLLFIVLYIAGIILHECCHLLGFMMWGKASWNDLVYGINRELGVAYAGTKKMIQNHAMKKALLLPFWVTGLLPFIIGIWLNNGVLIVVSAFLIGGAAGDFSMYNQLRKVKNDAYIIDDLEKPQLYVFYEKPDGV
- a CDS encoding quinone-dependent dihydroorotate dehydrogenase yields the protein MYQLMKKFLFKLDPEEIHERTVAALKLAEKTGGLGLLRSVYQVSDPSLESNYWGLCFPNPVGLAAGFDKNAGVYRGLAAIGFGFVEVGTITPVGQPGNEKPRLFRLVEDKAIINRMGFNNHGADEAAKNLAEYQRANVPIGVNIGKNKGTPNEEASSDYEKCLEKLYAYGHYFVINVSSPNTPNLRDLQGTEELRQLIKGIQKKKTELEQSGAKAKPILLKVAPDMADEQMHDIVHLAVAEGLSGIIATNTTLSREGLINSNKKEAGGLSGRPLTEASTAWIKEIYQEVGSRVPIIGVGGIFNGDDAYEKIRAGASLVQVYTGMIYEGPGIMKAINKRLIQLLKQDGFTNIREAVGVDH